In Frondihabitans sp. PAMC 28766, a genomic segment contains:
- a CDS encoding RNA methyltransferase, which yields MRITPITDLDRPELADFSRLTDVVLRRKTEPEGGLYIAESSKVITRALEAGHTPRSVLLAEKWLAGIEPLVRDYDGDVFVGDDALLEQLTGYHLHRGALASMQRPPLPSVESVLEGARRVVVLEDIVDHTNVGAIFRAVAGLGADAVLITPRCADPLYRRSVRVSMGTVLQVPWTRLPEWPEGAEILRSHGFDIAALALSDDAVTLDAYAADPPEKIAMLFGTEGDGLSRRALGAADTVVTIPMLHGVDSLNVAAASAVVLWALHARPSEPSHSASQVDR from the coding sequence TTGCGCATCACCCCGATCACCGACCTCGACCGCCCCGAGCTCGCCGACTTCTCCCGCCTCACCGACGTCGTGCTGCGGCGGAAGACCGAGCCCGAGGGCGGCCTCTACATCGCGGAGTCGTCGAAGGTGATCACCCGCGCCCTCGAGGCCGGTCACACCCCGCGCTCGGTGCTGCTCGCCGAGAAGTGGCTGGCCGGCATCGAGCCGCTGGTGCGCGACTACGACGGCGACGTGTTCGTGGGCGACGACGCCCTGCTCGAGCAGCTCACCGGCTACCACCTGCATCGCGGGGCTCTCGCGTCGATGCAGCGGCCACCGCTGCCCAGCGTCGAGTCCGTGCTGGAGGGTGCCCGCCGCGTCGTCGTGCTCGAAGACATAGTCGACCACACGAACGTCGGCGCGATCTTCCGCGCCGTCGCCGGGCTCGGAGCCGACGCCGTGCTCATCACGCCGCGGTGCGCCGACCCGCTCTACCGCCGCAGTGTCCGGGTGTCGATGGGGACCGTGCTGCAGGTGCCGTGGACGAGGCTGCCGGAGTGGCCGGAGGGCGCCGAGATCCTGCGCTCTCACGGCTTCGACATCGCCGCGCTCGCGCTCAGCGACGATGCCGTCACGCTCGACGCGTATGCGGCCGACCCGCCCGAGAAGATCGCGATGCTGTTCGGCACCGAAGGCGACGGGCTCTCCAGGCGGGCCCTCGGCGCGGCCGACACGGTCGTGACCATCCCGATGCTGCACGGCGTCGACAGCCTCAACGTGGCGGCGGCGTCGGCCGTCGTACTGTGGGCCCTCCACGCGCGGCCGTCCGAGCCGTCGCACTCGGCCTCGCAGGTCGACCGGTGA
- a CDS encoding Sir2 family NAD-dependent protein deacetylase, producing the protein MPPSITEPASVSTTAEFESAVDLLSGRRVAVLTGAGVSTDSGIPDYRGEGAPVRHPMTFQQFRADENYRKRYWAGSHLGYRSFRIAAPNAGHRALAALEAAGVTNGVVTQNVDGLHLQAGSSRVVELHGSGDRVVCLTCGQQFAREQMAQLMAENNPWLEEPDAIRLNPDGDVDVTDIDSFTVPSCTVCSGVLKPDVVFFGEFVPVERFAEARAMVAGAEALVIAGSSLVVNSGIRLLETALRKKLPVVIINRGVSKGDTRASVKLNAGTSETLTALAERLVVA; encoded by the coding sequence ATGCCGCCCTCGATCACCGAGCCCGCTTCCGTCAGCACCACCGCCGAGTTCGAGAGCGCCGTCGACCTCCTGAGCGGCCGCCGCGTCGCCGTCCTGACGGGCGCCGGCGTCTCCACCGACTCCGGAATCCCCGACTATCGCGGCGAAGGCGCGCCGGTGCGCCACCCGATGACCTTCCAGCAGTTCCGCGCCGACGAGAACTACCGCAAGCGCTACTGGGCCGGCAGCCATCTCGGCTACCGCAGCTTCCGCATCGCCGCCCCCAACGCCGGGCACCGGGCGCTCGCGGCCCTCGAGGCGGCCGGCGTGACGAACGGGGTCGTCACCCAGAACGTCGACGGCCTGCACCTGCAGGCCGGGTCGAGCCGGGTCGTCGAGCTCCACGGCTCGGGCGACCGGGTGGTCTGCCTCACCTGCGGGCAGCAGTTCGCCCGCGAGCAGATGGCCCAGCTGATGGCCGAGAACAACCCGTGGCTCGAAGAGCCCGACGCGATCCGCCTGAACCCCGACGGCGACGTCGACGTGACCGACATCGACTCGTTCACAGTGCCGTCCTGCACCGTCTGCTCGGGCGTCTTGAAGCCCGACGTCGTCTTCTTCGGCGAGTTCGTGCCGGTCGAGCGCTTCGCCGAGGCGCGGGCCATGGTCGCTGGGGCCGAGGCCCTCGTGATCGCAGGATCCTCGCTGGTCGTCAACTCCGGCATCCGGCTGCTCGAGACGGCCCTCCGCAAGAAGCTGCCGGTCGTCATCATCAACCGGGGCGTCAGCAAGGGCGACACGCGGGCCAGCGTTAAGCTGAACGCCGGCACGTCGGAGACCCTGACGGCCCTGGCCGAACGGCTCGTCGTCGCCTGA
- a CDS encoding histidine phosphatase family protein has product MTLLYLVRHGETDWNAARRIQGATDIPLNTLGRSQAVDAAALLSRRRFDAVAASPLQRAFDTGSIIADRLGLPTPLVVPGVVERSYGEAEGMTFDEVEATFPNGAPVPGRESRTALVERVEAALLSLAAAHPGESVVVATHGAVIRSLVNHIAPEEDANPGVPIRNGSIHSFEAADGALSLVAFDDPIEVESEAAGRYEFGYQNALENRSDA; this is encoded by the coding sequence ATGACTCTGCTCTACCTCGTGCGGCACGGCGAGACCGACTGGAACGCGGCACGCCGGATCCAGGGCGCGACCGACATCCCCCTCAACACGCTCGGGCGCTCGCAGGCGGTCGACGCGGCAGCGCTGCTGAGCCGTCGCCGCTTCGACGCGGTCGCCGCGAGCCCCCTGCAGCGCGCCTTCGACACGGGGTCGATCATCGCCGATCGTCTCGGGCTGCCGACGCCTCTCGTGGTGCCCGGGGTGGTCGAGCGCAGCTACGGCGAGGCCGAGGGCATGACCTTCGACGAGGTCGAGGCGACCTTCCCGAACGGCGCCCCGGTGCCCGGCCGCGAGAGCCGCACCGCGCTGGTCGAGCGCGTCGAGGCGGCTCTCCTGTCGCTGGCTGCGGCGCACCCGGGCGAATCGGTCGTCGTCGCGACGCACGGCGCGGTGATCCGGTCGCTCGTCAACCACATCGCGCCCGAAGAGGATGCGAACCCGGGTGTGCCGATCCGCAACGGCTCGATCCACTCGTTCGAGGCCGCCGACGGCGCACTCTCGCTCGTCGCGTTCGACGACCCGATCGAGGTCGAATCCGAGGCCGCGGGCCGCTACGAGTTCGGCTACCAGAACGCCCTCGAGAACCGCTCGGACGCCTGA
- a CDS encoding alpha/beta fold hydrolase, translated as MLPSTPTVPSPYAERFAALPAEERSITALGVDTHYWVYGRDDAPTTLLVVHGFRGDHHGLEPIVAFLDGIQEGSLRVIAPDLPGFGVSAPFRGREHSVPSYAKWLVDFCQKIGAGADLVILGHSFGSIVAAATLAGGTGRPALPAAKLILVNPIAAPALKGPRGVFSRLAVLFYWAGARVPEAIGEPALKSRLVTRVISEAMAKTKDKPLRAWINDQHDVYFSKYADRQVVLESFKASVSTDVSTYAGDIEQPVLLIAADKDDVTALPAQYALQKLFANAQLDVIHGVGHLIHYEKPREAAVLVEDFVGLGVAP; from the coding sequence GTGCTGCCCTCGACTCCCACCGTCCCGTCGCCGTACGCCGAGCGATTCGCCGCCCTCCCCGCCGAGGAGCGGTCGATCACGGCTCTCGGGGTGGACACGCACTACTGGGTCTACGGCCGCGACGACGCGCCGACGACCCTGCTGGTCGTGCACGGCTTCCGCGGCGACCACCACGGTCTCGAGCCGATCGTCGCCTTCCTCGACGGCATCCAGGAGGGTTCCCTGCGGGTGATCGCGCCCGACCTGCCCGGCTTCGGCGTGTCGGCACCGTTCCGGGGGCGGGAGCACAGCGTGCCCTCATATGCGAAGTGGCTGGTCGACTTCTGCCAGAAGATCGGGGCGGGGGCCGATCTCGTGATCCTGGGCCACTCGTTCGGGTCGATCGTGGCGGCCGCCACGCTGGCAGGCGGCACGGGGCGACCGGCGCTGCCCGCGGCGAAGCTGATCCTGGTGAACCCCATCGCGGCACCGGCCCTGAAGGGACCCCGGGGCGTCTTCAGCCGTCTGGCCGTGCTGTTCTACTGGGCGGGGGCGCGCGTGCCCGAGGCGATCGGCGAGCCGGCCCTCAAGAGCCGCCTCGTCACGCGCGTCATCAGCGAGGCGATGGCCAAGACGAAGGACAAGCCGCTGCGGGCCTGGATCAACGACCAGCACGACGTCTACTTCTCGAAGTACGCCGACCGCCAGGTCGTGCTCGAGTCGTTCAAGGCGTCCGTGTCGACCGACGTGTCGACCTACGCCGGCGACATCGAGCAGCCCGTGCTGCTGATCGCCGCCGACAAGGACGACGTGACGGCGCTGCCCGCGCAGTACGCGCTGCAGAAGCTGTTCGCGAACGCGCAGCTCGACGTGATCCACGGCGTCGGCCATCTGATCCACTACGAGAAGCCGCGCGAGGCCGCAGTCCTGGTCGAAGACTTCGTGGGACTCGGGGTCGCCCCGTGA
- the treS gene encoding maltose alpha-D-glucosyltransferase translates to MSFTAPIQNPGLTLDPQWFRRSVFYEVMVRSYVDSNGDGAGDLAGLASKLDYLQWLGIDALWIPPFFQSPLRDGGYDISDYKAVLPEFGTLDEFRDLVTKAHERNMRIVIDMVINHTSDAHEWFQQSRQDPDGPYGDFYVWSDTDEKYENIRIIFVDTEESNWTFDPVRRQFFFHRFFSHQPDLNFENPKVQEAVFDLVRHWLDLGVDGIRLDAIPYLFETEEGNGEGEPATHDFVKKLRAMVDDEYPGRIMIAEANQWPREVAAFFGTDDEPECHMAFDFPVMPRIFYSLRSQNAAELIRILSETTDVPDTAGWGVFLRNHDELTLEMVSEEYRQAMYGWYAYDPRMRSNIGIRRRLAPLLDNSRAELELAHALLFSLQGSPFLYYGDEIGMGDNIWLNDRDASRTPMQWTPDRNAGFSTADPGKLYLPVVQSLVYNYTLVNVESQLAQSRSLLHWIRNVIHVRKAHPTFGLGTMDVLPNDHESVLSFVRSYSGSGTQFGDAPEDVLCVFSFAHNPASVTIEAPQFAGRTLTDLFGGGTFPAFDSDGRVTLTMGTQAFFWLRLGDAPTPTVAMPVIVSAPSEPEPTA, encoded by the coding sequence GTGAGCTTCACTGCCCCCATCCAGAACCCCGGCCTCACCCTCGACCCCCAGTGGTTCAGGCGAAGCGTCTTCTACGAGGTGATGGTGCGCTCGTACGTCGACTCGAACGGCGACGGCGCCGGCGACCTCGCCGGTCTCGCCTCGAAGCTCGACTACCTGCAGTGGCTCGGCATCGACGCGCTCTGGATCCCGCCGTTCTTCCAGTCGCCCTTGCGCGACGGTGGCTACGACATCTCCGACTACAAGGCCGTGCTGCCCGAGTTCGGCACCCTCGACGAGTTCCGCGACCTGGTCACGAAGGCGCACGAGCGGAACATGCGCATCGTCATCGACATGGTGATCAACCACACGTCCGACGCGCACGAGTGGTTCCAGCAGTCGCGTCAGGATCCTGACGGCCCCTACGGCGATTTCTACGTCTGGAGTGACACCGACGAGAAGTACGAGAACATCCGCATCATCTTCGTCGACACCGAAGAGAGCAACTGGACCTTCGACCCGGTGCGGCGCCAGTTCTTCTTCCACCGGTTCTTCTCGCACCAGCCCGACCTCAACTTCGAGAACCCGAAGGTACAGGAGGCCGTCTTCGACCTCGTGCGCCACTGGCTCGACCTCGGTGTCGACGGCATCCGTCTCGACGCGATCCCCTACCTCTTCGAGACCGAGGAGGGCAACGGCGAGGGCGAGCCGGCGACGCACGACTTCGTCAAGAAGCTCCGCGCCATGGTCGACGACGAATACCCGGGCCGCATCATGATCGCCGAGGCCAACCAGTGGCCCCGCGAGGTCGCCGCGTTCTTCGGCACCGACGACGAGCCCGAGTGCCACATGGCCTTCGACTTCCCTGTCATGCCGCGCATCTTCTACTCGCTGCGCTCGCAGAACGCCGCCGAGCTGATCCGCATCCTCTCCGAGACCACCGACGTGCCCGACACTGCCGGGTGGGGCGTGTTCCTCCGCAACCACGACGAGCTGACGCTCGAGATGGTCAGCGAGGAGTACCGCCAGGCGATGTACGGCTGGTACGCCTACGACCCGCGGATGCGCTCGAACATCGGCATCCGCCGCCGCCTCGCGCCGCTGCTCGACAACTCCCGCGCCGAGCTCGAGCTGGCGCACGCGCTGCTGTTCTCGCTGCAGGGCTCGCCGTTCCTCTACTACGGCGACGAGATCGGCATGGGCGACAACATCTGGCTGAACGACCGCGACGCCTCGCGCACGCCGATGCAGTGGACCCCCGACCGCAACGCCGGCTTCTCGACCGCCGACCCCGGCAAGCTCTACCTGCCCGTCGTGCAGTCGCTGGTCTACAACTACACGCTCGTCAACGTCGAGAGCCAGCTCGCCCAGTCACGATCGCTGCTGCACTGGATCCGCAACGTGATCCACGTCCGCAAGGCGCACCCGACCTTCGGCCTCGGCACCATGGACGTGCTGCCGAACGACCACGAGTCGGTGCTCTCGTTCGTCCGGTCGTATTCAGGATCGGGCACCCAGTTCGGCGACGCGCCCGAAGACGTGCTCTGCGTCTTCTCGTTCGCCCACAACCCGGCGTCCGTCACGATCGAGGCGCCCCAGTTCGCCGGTCGCACCCTCACCGACCTGTTCGGCGGGGGCACCTTCCCGGCCTTCGACTCCGACGGCCGCGTGACGCTGACCATGGGCACGCAGGCCTTCTTCTGGCTGCGCCTCGGCGACGCGCCGACCCCCACCGTCGCCATGCCCGTCATCGTGTCCGCCCCCTCCGAACCGGAGCCCACCGCCTGA
- a CDS encoding 3'-5' exonuclease yields MSSAEVGPVPVNWWDGLGVFDLETTGIDVETARIVTAHVGLIDSTGESIAHGEWLADPGVEIPAQASAVHGISTEQAQAEGRPAAEVVAEIIEALRAVFTRGVPLVIYNAPYDLTVLDREARRYGIDPLGAGSDHTGGCVIDPLVIDKAVDKYRKGKRTLEAAAEFYEVSLTDAHDAGADAIAAGRVAQAMARRHPDKLGVPAHDLHTLQIGWCGEQAASFQEYMRHKDPTFTAAGEWPIRP; encoded by the coding sequence GTGAGTAGCGCAGAAGTCGGCCCCGTCCCCGTCAACTGGTGGGACGGCCTCGGCGTCTTCGACCTCGAGACCACCGGCATCGATGTCGAGACCGCTCGCATCGTCACCGCCCACGTCGGCCTCATCGATTCGACCGGCGAGTCGATCGCCCACGGCGAGTGGCTCGCCGACCCGGGTGTCGAGATCCCGGCCCAGGCGTCGGCCGTCCACGGCATCTCCACCGAGCAGGCGCAGGCCGAGGGCCGGCCGGCCGCCGAGGTCGTCGCCGAGATCATCGAGGCCCTCCGCGCGGTCTTCACGAGAGGCGTCCCACTCGTCATCTACAACGCCCCCTACGACCTCACGGTGCTCGACCGCGAGGCCAGGCGCTACGGTATCGACCCCCTGGGCGCCGGGTCCGACCACACCGGCGGCTGCGTCATCGATCCGCTCGTCATCGACAAGGCCGTCGACAAGTACCGCAAGGGCAAGCGCACCCTCGAGGCCGCCGCCGAGTTCTACGAGGTCTCGCTCACCGACGCGCACGACGCCGGCGCCGACGCGATCGCAGCCGGCCGCGTTGCCCAGGCGATGGCCCGCCGCCACCCCGACAAGCTCGGGGTGCCCGCGCACGACCTCCACACCCTGCAGATCGGCTGGTGCGGCGAGCAGGCCGCCAGCTTCCAGGAGTACATGCGGCACAAAGACCCGACCTTCACGGCCGCCGGCGAGTGGCCCATCCGCCCGTAG
- a CDS encoding helix-turn-helix domain-containing protein: METPDALQTEIGQAVRAERTRRGWSMRELAGRAGVSQPFLSNVENARIYPSVPTLYALASALDIPPAQLMPVVGSPEAPPVHLPATEGSTDTARLVAGGPGRALESYLFDLGPGYADEPAFSHEGEDVVHVLEGMLDVVSGEGEPVRLTAGATLWLDGVALHGWRVPADAPRRTRVLLVTGGRGRK, translated from the coding sequence ATGGAGACACCCGACGCCCTGCAGACGGAGATCGGCCAGGCGGTCCGCGCCGAGCGGACCCGTCGCGGCTGGAGCATGCGCGAGCTCGCCGGACGGGCAGGCGTGTCGCAGCCCTTCCTCTCGAACGTCGAGAACGCGCGGATCTACCCGAGCGTGCCGACGCTGTACGCGCTCGCGTCGGCCCTCGACATCCCTCCGGCCCAGCTCATGCCCGTCGTCGGGTCGCCCGAGGCTCCACCCGTGCATCTGCCGGCGACGGAGGGCTCGACCGACACGGCTCGGCTCGTCGCGGGCGGCCCGGGGCGAGCCCTCGAGTCGTACCTGTTCGACCTCGGGCCGGGCTACGCCGACGAGCCGGCGTTCAGCCACGAGGGCGAAGACGTGGTGCACGTGCTGGAGGGGATGCTCGACGTCGTCAGCGGCGAGGGCGAGCCGGTGCGGCTGACGGCGGGGGCGACGCTGTGGCTCGACGGGGTCGCTCTGCACGGGTGGCGGGTGCCTGCAGATGCTCCCCGCCGGACGCGCGTGCTGCTAGTCACGGGTGGTCGCGGCCGGAAGTGA
- a CDS encoding NtaA/DmoA family FMN-dependent monooxygenase (This protein belongs to a clade of FMN-dependent monooxygenases, within a broader family of flavin-dependent oxidoreductases, the luciferase-like monooxygenase (LMM) family, some of whose members use coenzyme F420 rather than FMN.) — MTKQIFLGAFEELTPNFISNAWHHERGDTRDFASLEYWQDMARQLDAAGFDFLFFAEAIGYPMSGDDVPEVVIREAVQFPVHDPMTIISGLAATVDRLGFVVTASTTAQQPYLNARAFTTLDHLTKGRIAWNVVTSDNQVGLVKLLGQREVTPHDERYRRATEFLELSFTLWEGAWEDDAIVYDKATRTFADPSKVHRITHDGEYFRLDGYYPATPSVQRTPLLLQAGTSSAGRAFAGRFAECVFIQDRDVSAAKATVADLRARAVANGRATDSIRVMDAVSIVVADTEEEALAARASLDATPSREAAAALFMGWSGVDLMKFGLEQTLAEVTTEVGQSMLAMFQQGDESPTVAEILDRITTSIGGPRLTGTPEQVADEMQRFVEEADIDGFLIEYTYGGMDTYADFIDKVMPILRSRGLLPETPRGGTMRERLTGGSSRLPASHPAAAYRH, encoded by the coding sequence GTGACCAAGCAGATCTTCCTCGGCGCTTTCGAGGAGCTCACGCCCAACTTCATCAGCAACGCGTGGCACCACGAGCGCGGTGACACCCGCGACTTCGCGAGTCTCGAGTACTGGCAGGACATGGCGCGACAGCTCGACGCCGCCGGCTTCGACTTCTTGTTCTTCGCCGAGGCCATCGGCTACCCGATGTCGGGCGACGACGTGCCCGAGGTCGTCATCCGCGAGGCCGTGCAGTTTCCCGTGCACGACCCGATGACGATCATCTCCGGTCTCGCGGCCACGGTCGATCGGCTCGGCTTCGTCGTGACCGCCTCGACGACGGCGCAGCAGCCGTACCTCAACGCCCGAGCCTTCACGACGCTCGACCACCTGACCAAAGGCCGCATCGCCTGGAACGTCGTCACGAGCGACAACCAGGTCGGGCTCGTCAAGCTGCTCGGCCAGCGCGAGGTCACTCCGCACGACGAGCGTTACCGCCGCGCGACGGAGTTCCTGGAGCTCTCGTTCACGCTCTGGGAGGGCGCCTGGGAGGACGACGCGATCGTCTACGACAAGGCCACGCGCACTTTCGCCGACCCGTCGAAGGTGCACCGCATCACGCACGACGGCGAGTACTTCCGGCTCGACGGCTACTACCCGGCCACACCGTCGGTGCAGCGCACTCCCCTGCTGCTGCAGGCCGGCACCTCGTCGGCCGGCCGCGCCTTCGCCGGCCGCTTCGCCGAGTGCGTCTTCATTCAGGATCGCGACGTCTCGGCAGCGAAGGCGACGGTCGCCGACCTGCGCGCTCGCGCCGTCGCCAACGGCCGAGCGACCGACTCGATCCGCGTGATGGACGCTGTCTCGATCGTCGTCGCCGACACCGAGGAGGAGGCCCTGGCTGCCCGCGCCTCCCTCGACGCGACACCGTCTCGCGAGGCCGCCGCGGCGCTCTTCATGGGCTGGAGCGGCGTCGACCTGATGAAGTTCGGCCTCGAGCAGACGCTCGCCGAAGTCACGACCGAGGTCGGCCAGTCGATGCTCGCGATGTTCCAGCAGGGCGACGAGAGCCCGACCGTCGCCGAGATCCTCGACAGGATCACGACGTCGATCGGTGGCCCGCGCCTCACCGGCACTCCCGAGCAGGTCGCGGACGAGATGCAGCGCTTCGTCGAGGAGGCCGACATCGACGGCTTCCTGATCGAGTACACGTACGGCGGGATGGACACGTACGCCGACTTCATCGACAAGGTGATGCCGATCCTGCGCTCTCGGGGTCTGCTGCCCGAGACGCCGCGGGGCGGCACGATGCGCGAGCGGTTGACGGGCGGGTCGTCGCGACTGCCGGCGTCGCATCCTGCGGCTGCCTACCGCCACTAG
- a CDS encoding type B 50S ribosomal protein L31 — MKTDTHPDYNPIVFRDLASGETFLTRSTATSDKTIELDGVTYPVIDVEISSASHPFYTGKQRILDSAGRVEKFNQRFKNFGGSAK, encoded by the coding sequence ATGAAGACCGACACTCACCCCGACTACAACCCGATCGTGTTCCGCGACCTCGCCTCGGGTGAGACGTTCCTCACGCGTTCGACCGCGACGAGCGACAAGACCATCGAGCTCGACGGCGTCACGTACCCCGTCATCGACGTCGAGATCTCGTCTGCTTCGCACCCGTTCTACACGGGCAAGCAGCGCATCCTCGACTCGGCCGGCCGCGTCGAGAAGTTCAACCAGCGCTTCAAGAACTTCGGCGGCAGCGCCAAGTAG
- a CDS encoding ABC transporter ATP-binding protein, translating into MPTVLQLTDVSVVRNGSRIVNDVSWTVDSDERWVVLGPNGAGKTTVLQMAAAQTHPSSGGVQILGEDVGSADLFELRPRLGFASTTIARRIPPKEKVVDVVLTAAYSVTGRWNEEYEGVDVRRAHRVLDEWKLDHLSERPFGELSDGEQKRVQIARAVMTDPELLLLDEPAASLDLGAREELLQMLGGYASSEGAPAIVMVTHHVEEIPRGFTHALLLAHGEVQAAGPLADVLTAETLGETFGLRLSVASAEGRYTARAV; encoded by the coding sequence ATGCCCACCGTTCTGCAGCTCACCGATGTGTCCGTCGTCCGGAATGGCTCGCGAATCGTGAACGACGTCTCGTGGACGGTCGACTCCGACGAGCGCTGGGTGGTGCTCGGGCCGAACGGCGCCGGCAAGACCACGGTGCTGCAGATGGCCGCCGCCCAGACCCACCCGTCCTCCGGCGGCGTGCAGATCCTGGGCGAAGACGTCGGCAGCGCCGACCTGTTCGAGCTGCGCCCGCGCCTCGGTTTCGCGTCGACGACGATCGCGCGCCGCATTCCGCCGAAAGAGAAGGTCGTCGATGTCGTGCTGACCGCCGCCTACTCGGTGACGGGCCGCTGGAACGAAGAGTACGAGGGCGTCGACGTGCGCCGCGCGCACCGCGTGCTCGACGAGTGGAAGCTCGACCACCTCTCTGAGCGCCCCTTCGGCGAGCTCAGCGACGGCGAGCAGAAGCGCGTGCAGATCGCCCGCGCCGTCATGACCGACCCCGAGCTACTGCTGCTCGACGAGCCCGCCGCGTCGCTCGATCTCGGCGCCCGCGAAGAGCTGCTGCAGATGCTCGGCGGCTACGCCTCGAGCGAAGGCGCACCGGCCATCGTGATGGTGACGCACCACGTCGAGGAGATCCCACGCGGGTTCACGCACGCCCTGCTGCTCGCCCACGGCGAGGTGCAGGCCGCTGGCCCCCTCGCCGACGTGCTGACCGCCGAGACCCTCGGCGAGACCTTCGGGCTGCGGCTCTCGGTCGCGTCGGCCGAGGGCCGCTACACGGCTCGCGCCGTCTGA
- the glgA gene encoding glycogen synthase, producing the protein MRVDVITKEYPPNVYGGAGVHVTELVKALRPSIEVQVRAFGHAIDEQDTTGYPDLVGLENANGALKTLGVDVRIAQDTAGADVVHSHTWYANAAGQLAQMLHDVPHVLTAHSLEPLRPWKAEQLGGGYRVSSWIERQAYETADHVIAVSDGMRRDILRSYPQIDAGKVSVVYNGIDLESWRRLDEPELVRSLGIDPDRPAVVFVGRITRQKGLPYLLRAAALLPDDVQLILCAGAPDTPEIMAEVTGLVHELQETRSGVVWVERILPRNELCAVLSSATVFVCPSIYEPLGIVNLEAMACGLPVVGTATGGIPEVVADGLTGRLVPIEQATDGTGTPLDPDGFVQDLAAALTETVADPGLAALMGRAGRARAELDFSWAGIAERTLEVYRSLV; encoded by the coding sequence GTGCGAGTCGATGTGATCACCAAGGAATACCCTCCGAACGTCTACGGTGGGGCGGGCGTCCACGTGACCGAGCTCGTCAAGGCACTGCGTCCGTCGATCGAGGTGCAGGTGCGGGCCTTCGGACACGCGATCGACGAGCAGGACACCACCGGCTACCCCGATCTCGTCGGGCTCGAGAACGCCAACGGCGCACTCAAGACCCTCGGCGTCGACGTCCGCATCGCGCAGGACACGGCCGGCGCCGACGTGGTGCACTCGCACACCTGGTACGCCAACGCGGCCGGCCAACTCGCTCAGATGCTGCACGACGTGCCCCACGTGCTCACCGCGCATTCGCTCGAGCCCCTGCGACCGTGGAAGGCCGAGCAGCTCGGCGGAGGCTACCGAGTCTCGAGCTGGATCGAGCGGCAGGCCTACGAAACCGCCGACCACGTGATCGCCGTGAGCGACGGCATGCGCCGCGACATCCTGCGCTCCTACCCGCAGATCGACGCGGGCAAGGTCAGCGTCGTCTACAACGGGATCGACCTCGAGTCGTGGCGCCGTCTCGACGAGCCCGAGCTCGTGCGATCGCTCGGCATCGACCCCGATCGCCCCGCCGTCGTCTTCGTGGGCCGCATCACGCGCCAGAAGGGTCTGCCCTACCTGCTGCGAGCCGCCGCCCTCCTGCCCGACGACGTTCAGCTGATCCTGTGCGCCGGCGCCCCTGACACGCCCGAGATCATGGCGGAAGTCACCGGGCTCGTGCACGAGTTGCAGGAGACCCGCTCGGGCGTCGTCTGGGTCGAGCGCATCCTGCCCCGCAACGAGCTCTGCGCCGTGCTGTCGAGCGCCACGGTGTTCGTCTGCCCGTCGATCTACGAGCCCCTCGGCATCGTCAACCTCGAGGCCATGGCCTGCGGTCTGCCCGTCGTCGGAACCGCGACCGGCGGCATCCCCGAGGTCGTCGCCGACGGCCTCACGGGGCGCCTGGTGCCCATCGAGCAGGCGACGGACGGCACCGGCACACCACTGGACCCCGACGGGTTCGTGCAGGATCTCGCCGCGGCACTGACGGAGACGGTGGCCGACCCCGGCCTCGCCGCTCTCATGGGTCGCGCCGGCCGCGCCCGCGCCGAGCTCGATTTCAGCTGGGCCGGCATCGCCGAGCGCACTCTCGAGGTGTACCGCTCGCTCGTCTGA